The following are encoded together in the Arcticibacterium luteifluviistationis genome:
- a CDS encoding cytochrome-c peroxidase, with product MKKLIYLAVLGTLLMACNGSSTVLNPVDETGEKLFYQPENFPQPTYDFSKNPVTDEGFELGRKLFYDGKLSRDGTISCAECHSQTYAFTHHGHSISHGIDDKIGTRNAPAVQNTAFMNLFFWDGGVFDLDFFSVAPIVNPVEMDEELGNVLDKLRATEDYPKMFKAAYGSEEITTEGFLKALSQFMNSLVSANSKYDKFVRNEPGGEFTDAEISGLSIFKTKCASCHGTELFTDGSFRNNGLQIYARDPDLGRAIITENANDNYKFKVPSLRNISYTAPYMHDGQFLSLKQVLEHYDNGVYYSETLDAELKKDGVLGIPLTEDEKTDLLAFLKTLDDPTFIKNTAFAAP from the coding sequence ATGAAAAAGCTAATCTATTTAGCTGTTTTGGGTACACTGTTGATGGCTTGTAATGGGTCATCAACAGTGCTAAACCCTGTGGATGAAACGGGAGAAAAACTGTTTTATCAGCCAGAGAATTTCCCTCAGCCTACCTATGATTTTTCTAAGAATCCGGTGACAGACGAGGGCTTTGAATTAGGTCGTAAATTATTTTATGATGGTAAGCTTTCCAGAGATGGCACCATCAGCTGTGCAGAGTGTCATAGCCAAACCTATGCTTTTACACATCACGGACATTCTATCAGTCACGGAATTGATGATAAAATAGGGACAAGGAATGCTCCTGCTGTTCAGAATACCGCTTTTATGAATTTGTTCTTTTGGGATGGAGGCGTTTTTGATTTAGACTTCTTTTCGGTGGCACCAATAGTCAATCCCGTAGAAATGGACGAAGAACTGGGTAATGTGCTTGACAAACTAAGAGCTACAGAAGATTATCCTAAGATGTTTAAAGCAGCCTATGGCTCCGAAGAAATAACTACAGAAGGCTTTCTTAAGGCTTTAAGTCAGTTTATGAACAGTTTAGTTTCGGCAAACTCTAAGTATGACAAGTTTGTAAGAAATGAACCTGGCGGAGAATTTACTGATGCTGAAATATCTGGACTCTCTATTTTTAAGACTAAGTGTGCTTCATGCCACGGTACGGAGCTTTTTACAGACGGCAGTTTTAGAAATAATGGCTTACAAATTTATGCTAGAGACCCCGATTTAGGACGGGCTATTATTACCGAAAACGCTAACGATAATTATAAATTTAAAGTGCCAAGCTTAAGAAATATTAGCTATACCGCTCCTTACATGCATGATGGGCAGTTTCTTTCTTTAAAGCAGGTATTAGAACATTACGATAATGGGGTTTACTATTCTGAAACGCTAGACGCTGAATTAAAAAAAGATGGAGTTTTGGGGATTCCATTAACGGAAGATGAAAAGACAGACTTACTGGCTTTTCTTAAAACCTTAGACGACCCTACTTTCATCAAGAATACAGCATTTGCAGCACCATGA
- a CDS encoding MbnP family protein, translating into MKFSNKLYIGLLGLSIFATSCDDDSMGEDPNATNTVQVEFDNRFGSTDLVLGTTSATNGSGEEYTVSTLNYFVSNVSLMSDMGEMISFPDQYFLVKESDTGSQFIDLPEVPSGNYSHLTFTVGVDSLKSISDVSARTGVLDVASYGDDNMYWSWNMGYIFFKIEGNSAVVDVQGSDKFEFHIGGFGGRDAATPNNLEQIDLHLDGVTVSASNSPQVHVIFDVSKVMDGANTISLAETPAIHNPMIGKSVSANYMSAFTVDHVH; encoded by the coding sequence ATGAAATTTTCTAACAAATTATATATTGGCCTTTTAGGCTTGTCAATTTTTGCTACCTCATGTGATGACGATTCCATGGGAGAAGACCCAAACGCTACAAACACAGTACAAGTAGAGTTTGATAACAGATTTGGTTCTACGGATTTAGTCTTAGGAACTACCTCGGCTACTAATGGTAGCGGCGAAGAGTACACGGTAAGTACTTTAAACTATTTTGTGTCTAATGTGAGTTTGATGTCTGACATGGGCGAGATGATTTCTTTTCCAGATCAGTATTTTCTTGTCAAAGAGTCTGATACAGGTTCTCAATTTATTGATTTACCAGAAGTACCTAGCGGAAATTATTCTCATTTAACATTCACTGTAGGCGTAGATAGCCTGAAAAGTATTTCAGACGTTTCTGCCCGTACAGGTGTTTTAGATGTGGCTTCTTATGGTGATGATAATATGTATTGGAGCTGGAATATGGGGTATATTTTCTTCAAAATAGAAGGAAATTCGGCTGTTGTGGATGTACAAGGAAGCGACAAGTTTGAATTTCATATTGGAGGTTTTGGAGGAAGAGATGCCGCGACACCTAATAACCTTGAGCAGATAGACCTTCACTTAGATGGTGTTACCGTGAGTGCGTCAAATTCACCGCAAGTACATGTGATATTTGATGTCTCTAAGGTAATGGATGGTGCTAATACCATTTCTTTAGCTGAAACGCCAGCTATTCATAATCCAATGATAGGTAAAAGCGTGTCTGCGAATTATATGTCTGCATTTACGGTAGACCACGTACATTAA
- a CDS encoding DUF2480 family protein, producing the protein MAEEIINRVATSGLVSLDLEDSYHAGERVVYDLKDNLFMDMILKEKDFRTFLKEHDWSQYEGKNVAITCSEDVIIPTWAYMLLALKLEPVANCVVKGTLKDLEVKLYQEALLNIDFEQYRDARVVVKGCSKVDVPAEIYVEVSRKLQPIVKSLMFGEPCSTVPLYKKPR; encoded by the coding sequence ATGGCAGAAGAAATCATTAATAGAGTAGCCACTAGTGGGCTGGTTAGTTTAGATTTAGAAGATTCTTATCACGCAGGAGAGCGTGTGGTTTATGATTTGAAAGACAATCTTTTCATGGACATGATTCTGAAAGAGAAAGACTTTAGAACATTTCTTAAAGAACACGATTGGTCGCAGTATGAGGGTAAAAATGTAGCCATCACTTGCTCAGAAGATGTTATCATTCCAACTTGGGCTTATATGCTTTTGGCTTTAAAGTTAGAGCCTGTGGCAAACTGTGTGGTAAAAGGCACTTTGAAAGATTTGGAAGTTAAACTTTATCAAGAAGCACTTCTAAATATAGATTTTGAACAATACCGCGACGCTAGAGTGGTGGTAAAAGGCTGCAGTAAAGTAGATGTACCGGCGGAAATATATGTAGAAGTCTCTCGCAAACTTCAGCCTATAGTGAAGAGCCTAATGTTTGGTGAGCCATGCAGTACGGTGCCTCTTTATAAAAAACCAAGATAA
- a CDS encoding nucleotide pyrophosphohydrolase, which translates to MTIKESQEIVDEWINTIGVRYFNELTNTAILTEEVGELASIMARRYGEQSEKESDKDKDLADEMADVLFVLICLANQTGIDLTDALKKNLEKKTKRDLNRHKENKKLQ; encoded by the coding sequence ATGACCATAAAAGAATCGCAAGAAATAGTAGACGAGTGGATTAATACCATTGGCGTTCGTTATTTTAATGAACTTACCAATACCGCTATTCTTACAGAAGAGGTGGGAGAGTTGGCCAGTATCATGGCTCGCCGATATGGGGAACAGTCTGAAAAGGAATCTGATAAAGATAAAGACCTGGCAGATGAGATGGCGGATGTGCTTTTTGTGCTGATTTGTTTGGCAAACCAGACTGGGATAGACCTCACAGATGCCTTGAAGAAGAACCTAGAAAAAAAGACCAAGCGAGACCTGAATAGACATAAGGAGAACAAAAAACTACAATGA